CGGTCGCGCAAAGCGGCCGCCAGTGAGGGACTGGCCTCGACCGCACGGTAGCGCCAACCCGCCTCGATCGCCCGGGCAGCGAGCGAGCCATCGCCCGGTCCGATCTCCAGGAAGTCGCCCGGCGGCGACGCGAGACGATGCAGCAGCGCGAGACGCGCCTGTTCGACCCGCTGGCGGCGAGAGGCGCCGAACGCGGTCACTCGGCGCTCGCGGAACGAGCGGTAGAAGTGTTCGGCCATTACGCGCGTGCTCCGGCAAGTCGGCTTCGGATCAGGAGAAGAGCGCCTGGTGTTGCGCTCAGCAGGGCCGCCAGCACGAGGATTGTCGACAGCGCGAAGGATTGCTCATCCGGGACGCCGACCGGTCGGAGAAGTGCGACCATGGCGCCCTGCGCCACGCCCACTCCGGCGATAGAGATGGGCAGGAGCGCAGCCAGGATGCAAACCGGCATGAACGCGAAATAGTAGCTGAAGGCAACATCGATCCCGAGACCGAGGCCGAAGACGTACGCCTGCAGCACGCGGGTCACCTGCACGACGAACGAAAGCGCCAGGAGAGCGGCGACCAGACGCCCGTGCCGGCGGTACTGGCCGAGGGTGCGAGCGAAGCCGTAGGCCCGAACCAACAGGCTGTTTCCCTCGTGGCGAGGCCGTGCGGCCAGCGCAAGCAGCCGATCCGCCCAGAGGAGGCCGGCCGCGCCCGCGACGACGGCGGCCGCCAGGACCGCGCTCACCTGCTGCAACTCCGGTACCGCCTGATTGCTCCACAGAACCAATCCCATCGCCGCGAGCAAGGCGAGCGAGCAGACGCCGAGATAGCGATCGACGACAACCAGACCGACCGCGTCGGCGCCACGCGCAGTGCGCTGGGCAAGAGCGTAGGCCCGCACGGCATCGGCGCCGAAGCCGCTCGGGAGCGCGTGCCCGACCGACGCACCGACGAGAAACACCCAAACGGCGGAGCGGATCGATATGGTGCGCTCGAACCGGCGGATCAGCATCACCCAGCGCGTAATCATCAAGGCGCGGTCGAGCGCCACCAGCAACAATCCGGTAACGAGATGCGACGGCGTGATTGCCGCCATGCTGCGGACCGTCGCGTCCATATCGATCCGTGCGACGAGCCAGGAGAGGAGGGCGGCGCTGACGGCCGCGCGGAACCAGACGGATCGGAATACGCGCACGGCGCGCAGAATCGTAGCGGATCCCGGCGCGGTTGCCCATAGATCCCCGGTTTGGCGCTGTGCTAGCATCGCTATGTTTGCTGTCGCGCTCCAACCTCTTCGGCCCCGCGATGTCCGGTAGGCCGCCTGCTCGGCGTTCCTCTATCGAGTGCGCCCTTGCCCTGCTTGCGATGACCCTGCTTGCGCCCGGCCGCGCCGAGGCGCAGTGGAACGGGTTCCTTCATATCAACGGCGGCCAGGAGACGGCGGACCGGGTCGTTGCCGATACCCTCCACGTGGAGATCTATGGTGAGACGGCCACCTACGACGCCACCACGACGACACCAGGTGGAACGGTGGTCGATGCCTGGGCCGGCTTGCGAACGGTTGGGAATCTGGGCGTCGGAATCGGCGTAACGGTCCTCGACGGACGGGGGGTAATCACGCTGGACGGCTCCGTGCCATCGCCTCTGTTCAGAGGACGCCACCGCACCCTGCTGCACGAGCAGGGTGGGCTGAACTACCGGCAGTCCGGCTTGCACGTCCCGGTGGTCTACATGATCCCGTTCTCGGAACGGGTCCACGTCGCCGTGCTTGCGGGGCCGTCCCTGTTTCGAGTGCGGCACGATGCACTGTCCGCCGTCTCTCTCGGCGACGAGGCGGCCCCGTATGACACGGTTTCCCTCACCGGTTTGACCACAACCTCCGAGAACGGGACCGGTATCGGTTACCACGCCGGCCTGGACGTGACGTACCTGCTCACCCGGTGGTTGGGAGCGGGGCTGCTCTTCCGCTACACCGGTGGGACAGTTGAGTTCGAGATGCCGGGCGGTCCACAGTCGATAGATGTGGGCGGCGCCCAGGCCAGCGCGGGCGTGCGCTTCCGGTTCTGACTCTCGGGCGACGCGGGGTTTCACCACCGCCTCCTAACAGCCAAATGGGTCTCGACACGAAAGCCACGCAGTTCCTGCTGGCGGCGCGCGGTTTGGGAGTGTCTCTTGAACGCGTTGCCACCATCGGTCGCCAGCGCCTGTACGTAACCCCCGCCTGGCTGCGCGCGCGCCTGCGAGCGATCGGGATCGCCCTCGATTCCGCGGCTACGGCCAGGTTGT
Above is a window of Acidobacteriota bacterium DNA encoding:
- a CDS encoding flippase-like domain-containing protein, coding for MLAQRQTGDLWATAPGSATILRAVRVFRSVWFRAAVSAALLSWLVARIDMDATVRSMAAITPSHLVTGLLLVALDRALMITRWVMLIRRFERTISIRSAVWVFLVGASVGHALPSGFGADAVRAYALAQRTARGADAVGLVVVDRYLGVCSLALLAAMGLVLWSNQAVPELQQVSAVLAAAVVAGAAGLLWADRLLALAARPRHEGNSLLVRAYGFARTLGQYRRHGRLVAALLALSFVVQVTRVLQAYVFGLGLGIDVAFSYYFAFMPVCILAALLPISIAGVGVAQGAMVALLRPVGVPDEQSFALSTILVLAALLSATPGALLLIRSRLAGARA